The proteins below come from a single Triticum aestivum cultivar Chinese Spring chromosome 5D, IWGSC CS RefSeq v2.1, whole genome shotgun sequence genomic window:
- the LOC123119800 gene encoding rapid alkalinization factor — protein sequence MAGVRSLVLLLLVLAVALSASASSIAGGDHLQLGLLSGGAGRGECRGTVAECGGEDAEGELGSASAEAHRRVLQGRGYISYGALRRGTVPCNRRGASYYNCRPGAQANPYHRGCSRITRCRG from the coding sequence ATGGCCGGCGTTAGGAGCCTCGTGCTGCTCCTCCTCGTGCTCGCCGTCGCGCTGTCCGCCTCCGCCTCGTCCATCGCCGGCGGGGACCACCTGCAGCTGGGCCTCCTCTCCGGCGGCGCCGGCCGCGGGGAGTGCAGGGGCACCGTGGCCGAGTGCGGCGGGGAGGACGCGGAGGGGGAGCTCGGGTCCGCGTCGGCCGAGGCGCATCGCCGCGTGCTGCAGGGGCGCGGCTACATCAGCTACGGCGCGCTGCGCAGGGGCACCGTCCCCTGCAACCGCCGCGGCGCCAGCTACTACAACTGCCGCCCCGGCGCCCAGGCCAACCCCTACCACCGCGGCTGCTCACGCATCACCCGCTGCCGCGGCTAA